The genomic stretch AGGTGCCCACCGTCTGGTTGCAGCAGCGCCTGTACCACCCCGAGGTGCGGTGGTGGGACGTCCTGGTCAGCTGGGTGTACTTCTCGCACTTCGTCGCGGCGCTGGCCGCCGCCACCGTGCTCTGGATGCGCGAGCGCAGCCGGTGGGCGGCCTTCATGCGGCGCTGGTTCTTCCTCTGCGCCACCGGCCTGGTCACCTATTTCCTGTACCCGGCCGCGCCGCCGTGGTGGGCGGCGCAGAACGGCCTGATCGAAGAGGTCGCCCGGATCTCCACCCGGGGCTGGCGGGCGTTCGGCATGCACGGCGCCGGCAACCTGCTCAACGCCGGCCAACTCGCCTCGAACCCGGTGGCCGCGATGCCGTCGCTGCACACGGCCTTCGCGCTGTTCGTGGTGCTGTTCTTCATGAACAGCGTCCGACGCCGGTGGTGGCCGCTGCTGCTGGCGTACCCGTTGGCGATGACCTTCACCCTGGTCTACAGCGGCGAGCACTACGTGATCGACGTGCTGGTCGGCTGGGCCTACGTCGGGATGACCTTCCTGGCGGTCGGCGCGGCCGAGCGGTGGTGGGCCAACCGCAAGGCCCGCCGGGCCACCACCGACCCGCCGCCCGACGACAGGGACGCACCGGCCGAGCCACCGGTGGTCCCGGCCACCCGCTGACCGGCTGCCGTCAGCCGCGACGGGCGGCGTGACTGCGGGCGGTCAGCTCCACCGCCAGGGCCCAGGCGTCGGCGAGGTCGCGGTCGACCGCCGCCGCGCCGGCCCCGCCGGCGGTGTCCACGTGCACGGTGGCGAGACCGAGCAGCCGCTGGATCGGGCCCTGCACCACCCGGACGCTCTGGAACCGGGCGTACGGCACCATCGTGAGTTGACGGGTGAGCAGCCCGGACCGGACGGCGAAGACCTCGTCGCTGAGCCCGGCACCGAGCACCTGGCGGCTCAACGGGTTGACCCAACGGGCCCGGGGCGGCGGCGGGTGGAGCGGCAACGACGCCAGCGTGACCCCGGGCAGCACCTCGGCGAGGATGGTCTCGCCGGTCGCCAGGTCACCCACGGGCAGCAGGCGGTCCGGCCGGTTGCGCTGGTCGGGCTCGCCCGCCGAGTAACCCGCCACCTCCAGGCGCATCCGTAGCCACCCCTTCATCCGCCAGAGCAGCGGCCAGGTCACCCCCACCGTCTGCACCCGGTGCAGCGGCACCGTCTGCACCCGCGTCTCCAGCAGGCCGTTGCGGATGCGCAGCCGGTCGCCGTCCCGGGCGAGCTGGAACCGCCAGTCGTCGAGGACCCGGCGGACGGGTTGCAGCAGGATGCCCGCCATCGCGGTCAGCGTGCTCGCCACCGCGATGAACGACCACGACCCCTCCGACAGGAACTGCACGGTGACGAAGGCCACCCCGAACGGAAGCAGGAAGGCCTGCGGGGTCAGCAACTGACTGACCAGCAGATCCCGGTTGGCGACCGCGTGCAACGGCCGTCCCGGCTGCGGGCCGGCCGCCTCACCGGCCGCCGGCACCGGCTGTTGATCCGCCAAATCTTCCGTCGCCACCGCCCCTGCGCGGGCCCGGGCAGCGACGGCCGGCCCGCCCGCGAGCGCCAGCAGCCGCTGCCGCAACGCGGACGCCTCCGCCACGCTGAGGTACGCCAGCGGCGCCTCCGTCTTGCCGCCCCCGACCACCTCCAGCCGCAGTTCGGCCAGGCCGGTGAGCTGGGCCAGCAGGGGGCGGACCACCTCGACGGCCTGGAGCCGCTCCAGCGGGATGGCCCGGGTCCGCCGCCAGAGCAGCCCCTCGTGGATGCGCAGTTCCCGGCCCACCACCTGGTAGCCCGTGTAGTACCAACTGATCAGGGCCAGCACGGTGGCGCCGAGCGCGAGCACGATCACCATGACCACGAACCACCCGAACCCGACCCGGGACAGCGTCGACCAGGACAGTCCGACGATGACCACGGCCAGCGACTTCGCACCGTGCAGGGCCGGGCTCAGCGGGTGCAGCCGCTGCCGCACCTGCGCAGGGTCCGGCGGATACCCCGGCCCGACGGGATACGGCGGATAGGGCGTCCCCGGCGGATGGGGCCCGCCTTGCGGGTAGGGCCCGGCGGGCGGGTACGGCGCGCCCGGCTGGTGGGGCGTCGCCTCCGGGTACGGGATGCCGGGCGGGTGGGGGGTGCCGGGCGTGACCGGCGGGGCAGGGGTCTCGGGCCGCGCCGGTGGCCCGGCGTCGGTCGTGCGGGACTCGGGCCGGTCCGGTTCCGACCCGACCGGGCCCGTCACAGCCCTTCCGCCCGGTCCTCGCCCAGCGCGGTGAGCCGGTCGCGCAGCCGGGACGCCTCGGCCGGACGCAGGCCCGGCACCCGGGCGTCACTG from Micromonospora craniellae encodes the following:
- a CDS encoding phosphatase PAP2 family protein, which translates into the protein MSAVTDPQPSAPTEPTAAPDEGRRRVIAMSVWSVAFVAGWLVIGLPTDPLYAFFWIWAGTIAWNSARPWRSHLRFARDWAPVVLLLVAYNLSRGFAYHDGTIPHAYELILADRWMFGWAMDGQVPTVWLQQRLYHPEVRWWDVLVSWVYFSHFVAALAAATVLWMRERSRWAAFMRRWFFLCATGLVTYFLYPAAPPWWAAQNGLIEEVARISTRGWRAFGMHGAGNLLNAGQLASNPVAAMPSLHTAFALFVVLFFMNSVRRRWWPLLLAYPLAMTFTLVYSGEHYVIDVLVGWAYVGMTFLAVGAAERWWANRKARRATTDPPPDDRDAPAEPPVVPATR
- a CDS encoding PH domain-containing protein; translation: MPYPEATPHQPGAPYPPAGPYPQGGPHPPGTPYPPYPVGPGYPPDPAQVRQRLHPLSPALHGAKSLAVVIVGLSWSTLSRVGFGWFVVMVIVLALGATVLALISWYYTGYQVVGRELRIHEGLLWRRTRAIPLERLQAVEVVRPLLAQLTGLAELRLEVVGGGKTEAPLAYLSVAEASALRQRLLALAGGPAVAARARAGAVATEDLADQQPVPAAGEAAGPQPGRPLHAVANRDLLVSQLLTPQAFLLPFGVAFVTVQFLSEGSWSFIAVASTLTAMAGILLQPVRRVLDDWRFQLARDGDRLRIRNGLLETRVQTVPLHRVQTVGVTWPLLWRMKGWLRMRLEVAGYSAGEPDQRNRPDRLLPVGDLATGETILAEVLPGVTLASLPLHPPPPRARWVNPLSRQVLGAGLSDEVFAVRSGLLTRQLTMVPYARFQSVRVVQGPIQRLLGLATVHVDTAGGAGAAAVDRDLADAWALAVELTARSHAARRG